The Candidatus Delongbacteria bacterium genome segment AGCATGTTTGTCGATAGGCAACGTGCTGAAGAAAGGGCAAATAAGCTCTCTCGATCTGTCGAACAAAGCTCTGTTTCGGTTGCAATAACTAACAAAAAAGGCGAAATAGAATATGTTAATCCATTTTTCACCAAGTTAACGGGTTACAGTTTTGAAGAGGTCAAGGGCAAGAATTTTAGAATATTAAAATCCGGTCATCATTCCAAAGCCTTTTATAAGGAGCTATGGGATACTATTCTGTCCGGAAACGACTGGAATGGCGAGTTATTAAACAGAAAGAAAAACGGAGAATTGTATTGGGCAAAATCAATCGTTACGCCTATCTTTAATAGCGAAGGCATAATAACCAACTTCTTAAGTATCAAAGAAGATATTACTGAGCTAAAAAAGATGGTTGAAGAATTGGTTGCAGCCAAAGAAAAAGCTCAGGAAAGTGATAGACTAAAGACGGCCTTCTTGAATAATATCTCGCACGAAATCAGAACCCCACTCAACGGAATTTTGGGTTTTAGTGAGGTTCTGATTAGTGATGACTTGTCTGCCGATGATAAACAATCTATTTTGGAACATGTACAACGCTCGAGCAATCGGTTGATGAATACCGTGATGGATTATATCGATATGGCACGGATTGTTTCGGGTTCGATAGAAGTTCATAAAAAGGAATTTGCGTTGAAGCCATTTTTTGAAAAAATTGTTGAAAAAACACGGCCTTTTTGCGATAGCAAAAACATAAGCCTTGTGGTTGATTGTCAAGACAATCTAAATTCAACGCTTCATTCGGATTCGGAATTGATTGAAAAAATACTTAATCATTTGTTAGACAATGCAGTTAAGTTTTCAAAAGACGGTATTATAAAATGTGGATACCGCTTTCAAAACGATTCCGTTGAATTCTTTGTAGAGGACACAGGCAAAGGTATAGCTGCCAATAAGTTGGAAACTATATTTAACATTTTTACCCAAGAGGATTATTCCGACACACGAAATCATGAAGGCAGCGGCCTCGGTCTTTCCATATCAAAAGGCTTGGTGGATTTGCTTGGCGGCACCATCTCGGCCATATCTGAAGTGGGGACAGGTTCTGCATTTATGTTTACTGTGCCTTGTCCACGACCAAAGATTGTTGATGAAGCACCACCGGCAGAAGTTCAAAACAATGTGGTTGCAACAAAGCCTTTGATTGTGATTGCCGAGGATGAAGAATCGAATTATATGTACTTGCAGATAGTTTTGCAAAAAGCAGGATGCGATTTTCTTCTTGCCAAAAATGGAAAAGAGGCCGTGGAGTTTTGTATTCAACATCCTGAAATCGCATTAGTTTTGATGGATATTAAAATGCCTGTAATGAGCGGGATAGAAGCTACAAAGCGCATTCGAGAATTTCGTCCACATTTGCCTATCATAGCCACTACCGCTTATGTTCAAACGGGAGACAAACAGCGTTTTATAGAGGCCGGCTGTAATGGTTACCTTCCAAAACCCATTATTAAAGAGACATTGTTGGCATTGCTCAACAACTATTGCAAGATGCCATTGAAGTCCTAACAGAGCCCTCTGAGCTCACATCATATACAGGATTGAAGCAGCAAGGCGTGGTATAACGTTTATGACTTTACAGACATGCGACTCCGTTGGGGTCGGCGGTTTCACCGTTTGTTTGTCGTGGCTTTCCAGACATGCGATGGCGCTGGGGTCTTGAAACGAAAGGAATTAGAGACCTTAGGAAGGGATTTGCAACGGTTCAATGATGAGCAACTTAAAGCACTTGCTCGCTGAATTCATTATGGAGAGTGGTGCAAATTTTTACATATATTTTATTGTTGCAATTAGTTGATTCAAAGTTAAATAAAAACTTATTTGTATTAGAGATTTAATTATTTTTGTGTGTCACTTACTAATTAATTGAAGTCGCATGGAACAAAGGATGATTAATCTCAGAAGCTCAGATTTTCATTTCAAACATTTTATCTTCGTCTTGGCTATTATTTCCCATTTTAGCCCTTTAACTCTTTTCTCACAAACTTATGGCTACAAGGTATTTGGAGCTAAAGATGGGTTAGTGAGCAATCAGATATGGAATATTGGCCAAGACTCAGCAGGTTATCTATGGTTAGCCTCCGTTGAGGGATGTAGTCGGTTTGATGGTAGGGAATCGATTAATTTTACTAAATATAATGGCTTGACTACTACGCAGGTGTGGGATTTTGCCTTTCATCACGACACAGTTTTTTTACTGCTTAATAATCATGTAAATATTATTGTTGATTTAAAGGTGTATGAGTGGCCATTAAAGGAAAAGTTGGTTTACCGCAGTCATCGCTTTATTACAATTGATGGCAATCCAACAATTTGGGCTACCCGTGAAAATGGCCAAGATATTTTGTTTGATATCAAAAAACAAAAACACTTGAGCGGTTTTGATTCAATTCTGAATATAGATAAAAGTAGTTATGGACTGTTTTATAATATTAAAAATAGATTGTTTTTACACGAGGTTTATAATGAACAGACTCAGACTGAATATTATTATGAAATTTATAGAGGTTTAAATGGAGTTTATACCGCAGCTTTTGATTCCAAAAATAAGATGGTTAAACCTATTATACCGAATAATCACAAAATCGGAATAAGGTGTTTTTATTTCCATGAAAATGATATTATTGATAAACCTGATGAATTCTTTTTATTTGAATCCGAAATAAGTTTGAATCTAAAAATCTCAGAAGGTTTTAATGTATATAATACCGAAGGCAAATTGAAAATTTTTAAAGATGGTGAAATTATTGACACTGATATGGCTTTTGGAGCTGTTCACGCCTTTTATATGGCATCGAACAGTAATGTTTGGATTGCAACGGATGGTGGATTAATTCATTTGTATAACGATGGTATAATAAACTATCCTGTCGAAAAAGGATACCTAAAGTTAAGTTGGAGTATTTTTCCTAAATCGTTGAATGATATCTGGTTAGGGGCTTTTGATAGTGGTTTACATCATTATGTTGATGGCGAAAGTTTTGAAAACATTACTGAAAAGTATAATGGATATATTTTATCGCCATATAACGGCTCGACAAAAGGATTCAAAAACGACATGGTTATACCCACAGGAAACAAAGGGCTTTTTGTTTACGATTTTGACACGAAAAGGTACAGGCTTATCCCTTGCTCTCCTAAGAATGATACGTATTTTGTGTGGAAAGATACGATAGCAAACCGTATTTTAACCGGCCGGGATGTGGTATATTATCTTAATTCTGATTATACTCTTGACTCCATTTTTCAAATAAATAAAAGGCCTAATTTGCAACGGGTTAATGCTGTTGCAAGGCGAGATTCCTTCTATTATTTTTCATCAGGAAATAATTTGTTGGAGTATAACATGAATTCCGGCACGCAGCGTTGGCTTGGGTTTCAAAACGTTCGTTTCAACAGTATTTCGATGGATAGATGGCGCAATTTATGGGCAGCCTCCGATATAGGTATTTATTATTTAAATCCTAACGACACCATTTCATGGATGAAAGACCAGCATTTCTGGGCACTTAAAATTGACAAAAAAAATAGACTATTTGCTGTTAGCAAAAATGGACTTTACCTAATGGATTTGAACCGGTTTTATCAAACGGGTAAGGCTGTATTTGTCCATTTTGGGGAGGAAGAGGGATTTGCTGGAGCAGGCGATCAGGATGCTTTCTTTTTAGATGATGATAATAAAATGTGGCTTCCCGGTACCTCTAACAATGTTCGTATCGATGCTGATAAACTTAATCTGGAGCCTGAAAGATTAGGGACAGTACTTTCAAGATCAATTGCATATTATGATACTACAAAGATTGATATACGTGATTATGCGGGCAAGAAAATCGATTATTTTTTCAGAGATTTGTCCTTTAACTTTCACACTATTTGTTTCAACTCGCCTTCAAAGGTCAGATATCAATACCGATTAGTTGGTTATGACAGAGAATGGTCGAGGCCAACCGTAGAGAGACAAGTTCGATATACAAATATTCCGCCCGGTGAATATTCCTTTCAAGTGCGAGCTGCTTTATATGGCGATTTTGAGGAAGCCGAAATTACAAAAATTGACTTCGAGATAAACAGTCCGTTTTGGCAAGATTGGTGGTTTAAGATGATTGCATTGTTTATAGTTTTGTCAATTATTTCTCTGATAGCTTACCATCGAATAAAAAAGATACGCAAAACCTTCGAACAAGAACAAAAACTGCGACATCTTGAAATGGAGGTATTGCAAATGCAAATTAGGCCACATTTTATTGGAAACAGTTTGGAGTTAATAAAAGGGTTCATTTTTGAAGGAAATACAAAAAAAAGCATTGATGCAATTAATTCATTCGGAAAACTGATTCGAGATGTAACTCAAAACATAAATCAACCCTATATTACTTTGAAAGAAGAAATTGCAATCATTTCAAATTATTTAGAATTTCAAAAAATTCGATTTAGTGATGGTTTTGAATATTGTTTTGATGTGCCAGATAAATCCGTTTTAACCTCAACTTATATTCCGCCATTGCTTTTACAACCTTTCGTTGAGAACGCTATAATTCACGGTTTTAAAGGGATTAAACATCAGGGGAAAATAGAAATCAAAATAATAAATGATGTAAAATATCTTGTTGTTGAGATAAAAGATAATGGCGTTGGAATTCAGTCCAATAGCCTATTAAAAACCAATGGACACCATAGTGTTGGTGTAGAGAACTCCATAAGTCGATTAAAAATATTCAATCAAAGAATTAATTCTGAAAACCCAATCCAAATTAAGTCTTTAGATCAAGGGACGTTGATTCAACTTAAAATTAATAAAATATGAGAGTACTTATTGTTGAAAATGAAACGTATGCAGCAAAAAATCTTAGTGCTGCTTTGAATGAAATTAGGCCAGAATTTCAACTATTAAAAGTATGTGAAACCGTAGATGAAGCCAAAGCCAGCATCGAAAAAGATAAGCCTGATTTGGTATTTTTGGATGTGATTTTAGACGGAAACACCACAGGAATAGATTTGATTGCGGAGATGAAAGCCATCAATTTTAAGGTAATTTTTACCACATCTTTTGAGCAATATGCGATTGCTGCATTTCGACTAAATGCCATTGACTATCTGCTAAAACCTTATAGTAATGACGACTTATTGAATGCTATCAATAAAGTGGAAACCATGTGCAGAGGCGAGCAAAAGCAGAGCTTAAATGGGTTAAAAAATTATTCAGACTTACGCTTTAAAAATTCTACTTTTCTAACCTTTAAAGGGAATAAAGGTGAATACATAATTCGGCGTTTTGATGAGATTGTTTATCTTGAAGCAGATGGCTCCTATATTATCATACATTTTAAAGACTCTAAGAGTTTGACAACAAGTCAAGGATCGTTAAATGACTATGAGTTAGTGCTTCCGCGAGAGTACTTTCTTCGAATACATCAAAAAACCATAGTTAATCTGATGTTTGTTGACCGATATTTCAGAGGAAAAACCTTTAAAAATAAGACATCGAATATTGGAAGCGCAGGGTATCTGCAACTAAGCAGCGGACTTACTTTGCCGGTTTCACGAGGATACTATAATTCAGTTAAAGAAAGCTTAGGTTTTTAAATAACTGATAAATAGAGTATTCCCATTATTGGAAAAAATGCAAATTCAATTATAGATTTTCACACAAAACGTTTTAGTTTGCAAGAAAAGGCCACTTTAATGTAGAATAGAAATTAAATCTTAACTCTTGTTAACAATCAAAAACATAGGAATTATCTTTAGCCCGCTTTAAACGACCACAACATCTTAATCCAAGTTAGAACAATCAACAAAATTAATTATAAGAGGTCAGAAAAGCAGGCGCAACCCGAAAAGCCTGAATAGAGTAGGGGGGAAGATAAAATAATTTTTATATGTTTGAAATGTTTAAAAAGTACAAAGGTTTATTGATTAAAGAAACACTAATTCTGAACTTAATTAGAGGGGTTTGTGCTGGCTTTGCATTCATTATTCTCGCTTTGATTTCTGGTCAAAATTTGGATATGTTTTATTTGTTGTTTTTATTTCCGATTTTATTGCCTCTAATGGTTTTTGTACTATTTCTAATACAAGAACTTCTTAGCGTAGTAAAATTAGGGGGAATCTTTGGAGTACTCGGGATGTTCTTTGTTTTACCGGGGGATCCATTGTTTTACTTATTGTATAAGATTAAACCTGAGTGGGTTAGAGTAAAGAAACTTAAAATTTTTAATTTTCATCCATACATATTTCTGTACGAAGAAAAATATTACGAACAGAATTTAAAGAATGAAATTGAAAATAATAAATTCAAATTGTTTAAATGATTTTTAACTCAAGATAACTCATTTTTTAGATTTTGTTTTACAACAGGGGCAACTTGGTAAAAATGAAAAATTAAATTTTGTTGTTTTGATATTGATAGTTAAGAAAATGGTTTTAAAACTTAAAATGGAGGAATAATTTATGGCTGCTGAAAGAATTGGAAGTGTAAAAACAGGAAAAACTCGTAGGTCGATTGATGTAAAGTGGGATCAATCAGGTGGTGAGGTTTATGTACAATGGGCAGGCTGGACGAAAGTTGGCAAGGCAAGCTCAGCCCGAGAAGCGATGAATAAAGCAGAGGCTTATCTTTACGATAAGTGAGGTTTTTCGAATTGTATAATATTATTATGGGTAAAATTGAAACAAGGTTTGATCCTAAAAGGTGTTTTGTTTAGGAAAATAGATGTTCACTTTTCTAAGTGGTATGTTTTTATTGAGTTTGAAGTTAATATTGTGGAATGGAGAGTATTACCTTTGGGTTATACCTAAGACAATTGAGTTAAATCTTAAATTTTAAAACAATGGGTACATTAGCAAACGTTATTATAATATTATTTTTTGCTTTATTTTTTTTGGGGATAGTGAGTAAAGTCTATGAAAAAATTAAATTGAAAAAGAAGAATTCTGTTCGCGAAAAAATGGAATATGTTGAGTTTAAAGCTATTGTTAATAAATTTATTTTCGAAGTAAAAGATTTCGAGAATAATTTGTTATTGAAAATCTATCCTGCATATGCACAAGTATTTACAATTGAAGAAGATGGTGTCCTAAACTTTGATATTAAATCATCTAAAACTATAATTCTTTCAAAGGAGTTTAAAAAGGAGTATTCCGATTTGAAACAGGAGTTGAGTTGTGATTTTAATTTTGTTTATAATATTCCTATAGATATTAATAGAAAAATTATCAAGGTAGAGTCAGCGGAAATTTTTCATTCATTAGATTTTATAAATTATTTAGAGGAAGGATTTTGGGTGTTTCAACCGTCAGAATACTCTAAAGAAAATAACATAAAATTCTACATTGTAGATATAGAGGATGACAAAGAAGATGTTGAAATAAATTTTTACTCAACTGTTTTAATTTCGAATATTGATGGAGTTAATTATTCCCAGACCATGTCAGTTAACTCCATTATTCGTGAAAAAAATCTCAGTCATCATTTGGATAAAAAATAATTTTGTATGTTCTTAACTATATTATAATTGAAAAAATGTATTATACTAAGCGAAATTATTTTGACGTGAATATAATCAAATCTATAGAAGCTTATCCAGATGAAAATAGCTGTAAGCTTCATTTAAAAGTAGTTATAGAGCGGCAGGGCAATCATGTACGAAGTATGGTTGAAAGAAACATTATAGGCTGGAATCCAAACGACAGTGGCAATGCTGTGATTTTAGATTCAGGACAATGTTACTGAGCGGAGTCATGATAGAAAATTCAAATTTGCCAATATGGAAATGGTTCATGGCCATAGCATTCATGAGTTTTACCAAGAAAGGAGTGTCTGCAACTGAGATGCAGGCTCAGTTAGGGCACAAGAGGTATAAGCCTATCTGGTTGATGACGCATAAGACCAGTTATGCGGATACTTCCAAGTTTGTTGAGGATAACGTAACTGAAAAATCGGATATAGAAACTACTCAAATCACCTTGCGTTGGGTTCATATAGCCATAAGCAATGCAAAACGCACCTTATTAGGAATATACCACAAAATTGACGGCAAATATCTCCAGAGATATTTAGACGAATTTTGCTATAAACTCAATAGAAGATATTTTTGGGAGAGGCTTTTTGATAGATTACTTATCGTTGTTTCAAATATACTTGCGGTATGATAAAGGATGAGCATAATATTCATAAGATTTAATGATAAAAGCTATATCTTTGTAACCACTCAAATTTAAAGGTATCAATATAACATTAAAATATTAAACTATGGAAAATCATATTATTATAGGATTAGGTGGACGTGGAGGTGATTGTCTCAAATCTTTCCGAAAAGTTTTGTTTAAAAATTCCTTAACAAAGGAAAGAGCGAATAGTTATCCAATTCAATACTTATACGTGGATTCAAGTTCTACAGATTTGAATAGCGGATGGAATGAGGAATTAGGAATTGATTATAGTATAGATGATTGGGCCAAAATAAATACTCGGGAAGGTGTTGAATGGGAGGATATTTTTCAAAATTTATCTAACTATCCAACAATTTCGCCATGGATTGGTGATAAAAAATTTTGGGCAGAGATTTCAGTAAATTCGGAAGTTGGCTCTGGTCAATTGCGGAAATTAGGTCGAGCATATTTTGCAGCAAGTACTTTTAATAATAAAACATTTCCAAATAGATTAAAAATAGCTCATGATAATGTAACAAGAATTAGTAAATCTAGTTCACAGACTACTTATCATATTTTAGCAGGCTTATCTGGTGGCACAGGTAGCGGAACCGTGGTTGACATAATAAGCCTTATTTCAAATTTCATTAGTGAGAATAGTTTAATCAATGATAGAATTATTATTTACGCCATTTTACCTGAAAGAAACGAAAAAGGCAAAGATGTATTAGGTTTTTACTATCCCAATGCTTATGCAGCACTAAAAGAAATTAACGCAATAGGATTGTACAGTGAAACTGAAAAGAATATATTATATTATAGACCAATTAATATTGAAAGTTTCACGCGAGATTCGGAAAACAGAATAGAACCAAAATATACCACATGTTTTGTTTTTAGTAATGAAAATGAGAAAAGTAGGGTAATAGATTATAATAAAGGCTTACCTAATATGATAGGAGATTTTTTATTTCATACAATAATCAATTTACCAACCACCAAGGAAGGTCATAATGCTTATTTAAAGCTTACAGAAAATTCTGTTATTGCAACCGAGACTGATAAATTTTCAGGAAGAAAGGAGAGAGCAATAAAGTTTGCAAGTGCATCAATTAAACGAATAGAAATACCTGAAATAGAAGTTATAGACCTTTATGGCGCTTGGTTATTACAACATTTTGTGAATCAGCAAAAGTATAACAATTGGCTTAATGGTAAAGGGTATATCAATGAAAAAGGTGAAGATACTACAACGGATTTTATCGAGAATAGAAGTATAAAAGATAATTTTTTACAAATATGTGAAATAACATTAGATCATTTAAGTCTTAAAACACCCCATGGAGCAAATGATTTTAAAAATTCCGATGATGATTGGGATACTGTAAGTGAAACATTATTATTAAACACAAATAATGTTTATTCAAAAGGACAGGAAAAGGAACCAATCATTTATTATAATAGATATATGGAGATGTTTTTCAATTCGCAATTTAGGGGAAATGGAATGGGGGTAGAAAAATATTGGTCAGAAAAAACCATTGATATTGAACAACAAACAAATTATTTTTTCAACCAAGTGGAAGTATATTTGCTTGAATTATGGGTTTCTAAGAATGATAGGGTTGTTGGACTTAATGAAATAGATTGAGTAGTTTCAAGGCTTATCAAAGAATTACAAACCATATCAACACGAGCATCAAACCGAATAGCACATTTAACTGATCCGAGTAAATTTGATGTTAATGATGCAGATTACACCATTGCTGGATGCAATAGAGAAATAACCAACCTTATTCAGGAATATGGAAAAAAACTAAAATTCAGAAAATCTACAACAATTCTTTCCGAGGCTACTACTTTTATTAAGAAATTGTATAAAAACAAAACTGATGTTATTGCTTATCAGTTTGCTATTAAGCTGATAAACAGGCTTACTAAAAAACTCGAAAGTATCTTATCTACCGTTTCCCTGATTTCAAATGAGTTTATGACAACTGAGAATAAGTTAAATGAAATCATAAGTGAAAAGTATAAATTATTTAAAAATGAAAATGAAGATGGATCTTACTATTCAAATAATGTAAAAGTACTTTACAAATCAGGAACTATTGAACGTGACTTTGGAATAATTCTTAATGAAAAATCAATTTTCAATAATATACTAAAGGGTTTCCGGAGAAAAATTCAAGAAAAATGCTCAGCTCTTACATTTGAGAATCTATACCAAAACCTTAAGGTGGATACTATGTTGAGTGAATATATATATTATCTTAATTCGAAAATTCCTTTTATTTATGAACAACTACAAAATGGAGGTTTATTGAATCCGAATGATAAATTAGTTGGAAGAAATGTTCTAAACTATTTTGAAAACGAATTTAAGCCTGATGTTTTAGAAAATTTTTTAAAAAATATTAAAGATGAAACAGGTGTTTACGCAAAACTTTCCAGTGTGAAAGATGAGACTTTAGATGCAACTGGAATTAAAAATTATGCAATTGATAAATATGTATTGCAATTTCCTGCTTATCGAATAAATGAAAAAGCAGAGGCTTTTGAAAAAAGTTTTTATAATTTAGTCAAAAGAATTTTTCCAGATGCCGAGATAATTATAACATTTAACAATGAAAGGGCAAATGAATTTACTGTTTTTAAAGCTAAAGCCAACATGGCGGTAAGGAGTTTCGATATGGTAAGTGGTATGATGCATGATAGATATGAACATGCGTATTTAAAGCAAAAAAATCTGGCTGAATTAACAATTCACACAGAAGGTTCATCGGAAAGTTACCCTAAAATAATACCCTACAAAGATAAGGACAAGGAAAAAGCTTGGAGTAAATGGTTTGACAATGAATTAATTTCATATTTTTTACTTGGATTTGAAATTGGCATAGTTGAAAAGATTAAAGACAAATATGTTCTTAATTTAGAGCCGGAAAATCCAACAAGTACAAAAATCTTTGTCATTTCCAACGCAGGTGATAAGTTTTACGATATTAAAGATTTTTTATTTAAAATTGATATTTTAGACGAATTGCCGTTAAATGATAGAATTACAAATCAACTCATAAATGCAATTAATGCGTTAGTTGAACGAAGAGAAAATAGAAAAGAAATTGTAAGAAATACATG includes the following:
- a CDS encoding response regulator, producing SMFVDRQRAEERANKLSRSVEQSSVSVAITNKKGEIEYVNPFFTKLTGYSFEEVKGKNFRILKSGHHSKAFYKELWDTILSGNDWNGELLNRKKNGELYWAKSIVTPIFNSEGIITNFLSIKEDITELKKMVEELVAAKEKAQESDRLKTAFLNNISHEIRTPLNGILGFSEVLISDDLSADDKQSILEHVQRSSNRLMNTVMDYIDMARIVSGSIEVHKKEFALKPFFEKIVEKTRPFCDSKNISLVVDCQDNLNSTLHSDSELIEKILNHLLDNAVKFSKDGIIKCGYRFQNDSVEFFVEDTGKGIAANKLETIFNIFTQEDYSDTRNHEGSGLGLSISKGLVDLLGGTISAISEVGTGSAFMFTVPCPRPKIVDEAPPAEVQNNVVATKPLIVIAEDEESNYMYLQIVLQKAGCDFLLAKNGKEAVEFCIQHPEIALVLMDIKMPVMSGIEATKRIREFRPHLPIIATTAYVQTGDKQRFIEAGCNGYLPKPIIKETLLALLNNYCKMPLKS
- a CDS encoding histidine kinase — encoded protein: MINLRSSDFHFKHFIFVLAIISHFSPLTLFSQTYGYKVFGAKDGLVSNQIWNIGQDSAGYLWLASVEGCSRFDGRESINFTKYNGLTTTQVWDFAFHHDTVFLLLNNHVNIIVDLKVYEWPLKEKLVYRSHRFITIDGNPTIWATRENGQDILFDIKKQKHLSGFDSILNIDKSSYGLFYNIKNRLFLHEVYNEQTQTEYYYEIYRGLNGVYTAAFDSKNKMVKPIIPNNHKIGIRCFYFHENDIIDKPDEFFLFESEISLNLKISEGFNVYNTEGKLKIFKDGEIIDTDMAFGAVHAFYMASNSNVWIATDGGLIHLYNDGIINYPVEKGYLKLSWSIFPKSLNDIWLGAFDSGLHHYVDGESFENITEKYNGYILSPYNGSTKGFKNDMVIPTGNKGLFVYDFDTKRYRLIPCSPKNDTYFVWKDTIANRILTGRDVVYYLNSDYTLDSIFQINKRPNLQRVNAVARRDSFYYFSSGNNLLEYNMNSGTQRWLGFQNVRFNSISMDRWRNLWAASDIGIYYLNPNDTISWMKDQHFWALKIDKKNRLFAVSKNGLYLMDLNRFYQTGKAVFVHFGEEEGFAGAGDQDAFFLDDDNKMWLPGTSNNVRIDADKLNLEPERLGTVLSRSIAYYDTTKIDIRDYAGKKIDYFFRDLSFNFHTICFNSPSKVRYQYRLVGYDREWSRPTVERQVRYTNIPPGEYSFQVRAALYGDFEEAEITKIDFEINSPFWQDWWFKMIALFIVLSIISLIAYHRIKKIRKTFEQEQKLRHLEMEVLQMQIRPHFIGNSLELIKGFIFEGNTKKSIDAINSFGKLIRDVTQNINQPYITLKEEIAIISNYLEFQKIRFSDGFEYCFDVPDKSVLTSTYIPPLLLQPFVENAIIHGFKGIKHQGKIEIKIINDVKYLVVEIKDNGVGIQSNSLLKTNGHHSVGVENSISRLKIFNQRINSENPIQIKSLDQGTLIQLKINKI
- a CDS encoding response regulator transcription factor; translated protein: MRVLIVENETYAAKNLSAALNEIRPEFQLLKVCETVDEAKASIEKDKPDLVFLDVILDGNTTGIDLIAEMKAINFKVIFTTSFEQYAIAAFRLNAIDYLLKPYSNDDLLNAINKVETMCRGEQKQSLNGLKNYSDLRFKNSTFLTFKGNKGEYIIRRFDEIVYLEADGSYIIIHFKDSKSLTTSQGSLNDYELVLPREYFLRIHQKTIVNLMFVDRYFRGKTFKNKTSNIGSAGYLQLSSGLTLPVSRGYYNSVKESLGF